TTAGGATATTTTTCCCTATCAGTACTTATATAACAAGTAGTATATTTTTACTAATAGATCGTTTGCTGAAAAAGTAATCACGGAGTCAAATCTGGTTCTAATCTGGTACCTAAACATGCTAAAGGGGCAAAAGAGATCCCTGTCCATCTTGACAAGGGTAAGAATGTACGTCATACGCAGGGTGTCGGAGGATTTGAAATCGCTGCCAATGCATGCACTTAAAGGTAAGTTTTTGTCCATTATTCATATTCTCCttataattatgtaaaaatatatagtcCACCAAAGACTTCATTACTTTCAAAATCCCAAAACTCGCAGGATAGAGGCTACATTTTTACTAGATATGAGCTAATTTTCATAAGACTTTATTTCACTTCATATAAACCACTTCAGTATGATTATTTTTAATCCAGAAACTATCAGTTACATcagtttttctgaaaaaatgaaGCGTTTTGTTTCCATCTTTAAAAATATCCAAAAGGATGTCGGCCACACTTACAATCAAAGTGCCCGACAGCATTAAATGGAAAGATTGAATGCAAGGCAATGTATGAAACCTCTTATTATGTATACTATGTTCAGTTGGATACAAATAATGTcctttttgtaaatgaaaacaaCAGTCACACTGCATTTTTCGTGCCTGTGAAAAAtggatagttttttttaaagataattccCCAAGGATcctaaagtaataaaatatatttggagtattaacatgattaatgttCAACTGGTTGATAGATATTAGATGTTGATTTGCATCACAGGGCTTGTCTTCAGGTCAAATAAATGGCCTATATCAATATATGTGCATCTCTAAAAAATCGGGACCCCCTACTATACATGGGTCCCGATTTTTTAGAGATGCACATATATTGATATAGGCCATTTATTTGACCTAAAGACAAGCCCTGTGATTTGCATAGCCTGCTATATTGCCAATTTCAAATTGAAGTTCAAGGTTCCCCTTCTATGCTTCtacttattttctatttcacGAGGCTTTGTTCTTGCGTTTGCAAATTATTTTGCAAccgtacaatattttaaaatgtgttgtaCTAGTACGTTTTACACCTTTTacattaccatgattacagCTACAAGGTGTACGACATGATACGATCAAATTATTACTGCTTCAAAAAACTAATGCGAAGGAGAAGAAGCAGATTTGAATAAGAAGCGTATGCTTTATGTTGATCTCGTTTGTCATAAGGAAGACCCTGATGTTCATATGGACGACAGTATCTTTTCTTTCCTGATGAACGCGTACTGTAGCCTCGAGACTGTAGCTTTGACTCGACATCTGCCATTGTGTTTGTTTTCTGTGAAAAAGTCCGAGAAACTCGAACAAATTTTAAGGAGATTATAAATTTTAGCAGGATACGGGTCAAATACGATTTTTCTTGGGAACCAATGTAGAATCGAACTTCCGAATGTCATTGATTCATTGTGGTAACTTTCATTTCCTTCCCCATTACAAGTATGCCCACGATAACATTCTGTACGAAGTGCTTTCTACTtaaaaagaagcatttaaacaaattatttttcatttaattacaATTAATTTACAGTCGAAAATGTTTTTAGCGGATAACGGGAAATGATACATAAGTCATCAAAGTACTTACAGCCAAACCCAAACGACGGAAATATGTGCGGAGTAATCTGAAATTTGGTAACTGCAGTtcgaacaaataaataaaattttgacatttcaaacatttataaaatagtaATTTCCATTACGTGTATTACATAAATCTTGAAAGTTTTACTCAGCAAACTGGTTGGAAAGGAGAAGTGATTTTCTTAATCAAAACTATTTTACAGTGTAGTAACACAATCATAACAGAACACAGTTGGCTCTTAGCAACCAGGTCGATGCCACAGAAAAGAATTGAAACAATTGTTTCAATCTTTCTAAAAACGAAGGATATCGGCCACACATTTTTTGGTCTATTACAGTTTTATTACACAAGTCATGAATATATCAAGAGAATCAATTTCTTTAGCATGAAGTACCAGTAACACAGGCACCAATCTCACTTAGCGCCacattttgttataacataaaaatCGTTGTGGTATTTTCCTGTGCTGGGTTGTGAAAAGATGTTCTTTGTTTCGAAATGTGAgtacatgttttcaaattgtattttattctttCCAGGTTAATCGGTAGACATAAATGGGAATGTAGTTCGATCCATATTGCTCAGAATGTCGTCCTCGGAAGACCACTCTGAAGTATCATCATCATTTTGGTTGATTatcaattaattataaataatgaataaaatcaatattaataaatatgtaataatcattatatgataattataaatcataattattatatgattattattaattaatattattgcaatattataattataattatattatagggttattgcatgaatattggggaatattgtcccgagtagagtatagcaatataatatttgaaagtaaaaaaatggtttaaactaagatttaaacgttgatgacgtcatgaattttgaagatttattgcactagtgcaatattagaatttattgcacgctaacttttggttacgttctgtgggaaatattatattgctatacaataatatggggttattgcatgaatatcatgaatatttgtCCCTAGCAGTATCAGGGCTCaactacttaaaaaaaacagggAGAAGTGACTTCTCTTTGAGTCAGAGCTCAGACTTAAACAAGTCTTTTTCCGTTTCCGACTTATAGAAGTCAAAAACTGCAGTCTGTTGAAAAATTGTTGCAATTATTGACTTGCTTAAGTCAGAAAATGAAGGACTTGATCTAGTCGATTTATGTTTCGGAAAACAGGAAGATTTTACTTATTTCCTTTTTgtggacaaattatatcattttgacAACAAAAATCATTCTGAATATTTGTTATGTAATGAGCTACATTAAAGTAATAATTTTATCCAGTATATTTTCTTCTTGTGcaagtttttcaatatttaattggTTTTATATCAGGGTTCTCACTAGGAAATTTTTATGGTGAGTCCTGGGACTCATCACTTTTAAAGATGGTGAGTCCCAGATGCAAATGATGAGTCCAGGATTCCTGCGAGCGAGTTCCTCTTTTTGAGTTGAAAtaaactacatatatatatggagCTATGTTTTTCTTGGGTACagtatttgataaatgttttgatgACTATTGTATTGCTTTCATTTTTCattcataataaaataacagTATTAGTGAATTAAAATTCAACGATATTTATTAGCAGCCAAATGATGATTTCCAGGGATCGAATTTCGGAGGAAATACTTGCTaaattcaaagttaaatttcaaatttgctaGTAGAAATTATTTTCACTTGCTTAAACTCCCCGGGCTTAAAGGGAAATTccgcgattttttacttatcatctaattatgttcatcttaacataaaaaacacatttgcaaagttttaaatttatattccttctaataacggagaaaatcaagtatttgtaacttttttggttgaattctcGAGTGGGTCGTGACGTATTAGCCCGATTTATTGAAttctgggaaaaaataaaatctgtttaactCTTATAGCTTATCGACAATATACGTAATTAAAAGCGCACATCTGACGAATGGTCGAAGTTATTAACCATAATATAAGAATGAACGAAAATGAATATCAccgtgtagaacgccacatgcgGGGTGTCGGCTATGTTTGACATGGGGTGGCGATTTTGAGGCGACGAAAAAGTAACAAGGTAAGTTCATGCatcaaaatttcttatttttagaaCTCTCAGTACCATATAATGTATTGCACGGAAGGAACCGCAACATAATCTATTTCCTGAACGCAGAAGCAGTCGTTTTCAGTGCTCAGTTTTCTCAAACACCTCGCCCTAGTTTTCCGTGTTGCAGATTTTGAGGCTTTATATGCATATTTCGGTATAAACACTACTTTACGCAACTACCCTCAGTATCATTTATATAGAATTGTATTCCTCTCATCGACTTCCCCCAAATACCAGTTTCTTAGttaaaattaattggttttaaaactgttgttcatcaaaatataaagtgtcgCTCGGGGTGTCAGATTTTGCGTCGCAAGGGGTAGAGGCTTgtcataaaaaagaatacattttcttataaatcgATCTCTATCTGTtactttttaattcaaacacaCCTACATTGTTATGATGACAAATTACAAACTTAAGGTATGTCATTTGGTCCATATTTTAGTCTTTTAAGTAATGtgcatttttattgataaacataGCAAATAAAGACTCAAAGTAGAAAAATGATTGGATATGAATAGAAGTgtaatgttatttgttttatattatacctttgaaatacaaaaatattgacaaatgtacgtaataatatgaaaattacaCGTATAAATGAAGAAAGGTGTACCCGatttattatcaaataattaacGAATTAAATTGAGTTGAATATGAATACACTTaattaaagagggacgaaagataccaaagggacagtcaaactcataaatctaaaacaaactgacaactccatggctaaaaatgaaaaagacaaacagaaaaacaatagtacacacgacacaacatagaaaactaaagaataaacaacacgaaccccaccaaaaactaggggtgatctcaagtgctccggaagggtaagcagatcctgctccacatgtggcacccgtcgtgttgcttatgtgattacaaatccggtaaatagtctaattcggtaggtcatattcatgaaagggaaggggattgtagttacgacgtaaggaacatatccgatatcatttgtgaaacggttattccataacggtcaaccaactcgtgatggcgtccgtaaaatttacgaagggatgatttcaacttcactatttggaactcttggtttaatagcttccttgagAGCAGCAAACCTCTATAAATTAAATGCTATGAACAGATCAATCTTTAATCTTTCcatgattttttatcaaaatgtataatCGAGAtcgtaaatgtttttatataatttttatttaataactgtatcagtttattttcactgATTTAAACTGATCGACGcattaataaattaattgttGTTTAGACATTATGTAAATGCATAaacgtatatatttttttaaaggaatggAACGAGAAGGATTTGAAATAGACCACGAAGAGGAGGCTGGCGAACAGTTTGTATGTCATGTGTGTACCAAAAGATATAAGCACGAGTCATCCCTCAACAAGCACCTAAAGATACATGACGGTGAGGACCACCCTTGTATGCAATGTGAAAAAACATTCCGTACCATGGACCTATtgaaacaacacaaaataagGACACACTCAGAAAAAACTACCCACCTTTGTGCTGAGTGTGGTGCTTGGTTTAATTCCAAAATGGCATTGAATAACCATGTGAGGTTTAAGCATAGACAAAAAACATTGGTGTGTTCAATTTGTGACAAGAATTTTAAAGACAACTATGCTTTAAAACGCCACCAGGAGTCGCAcattaaaacaaagaaagaatGTCCTAATTGCAAACAATCTTTCAGGGATGTTGTACAGCACCTTAAAAATTGTAAAGTTCACAATAAAAGGACAAGACAGTACGAATGTGATATctgtaaaaagaaatttttgtgCAAAAGATATTtgcaaaaacatttaatttgtaaGCATCAAAATCCAGAACAATATAGATGTACTTGTGGAAAAACATATTCGTATTCCAGCTCACTGAGGAGGCACGAACGAATGTGTCCAAACCATTCAACTTAAAGCACCATATCTATTTCGGCTATAACGGCAGTGATAGCCTACAACATTTCTATTCTTGTCAACACCTTTTGTTAGAATGTTCGTAGGCAATGTCATTCATGAGTTATAAAATCAATTCTATTAATTACTTTAATAAGAGTATTGTCCCTTgctaatataatttatattgacatatttatatcataCAGTATGCAGGTAGCATTCAGTGTGAactatgtttattattttgatatcattGATATAATGTTACTTTTGTTAATCAGTTTTCattgaaaacaacacatttttgttatattttttgttatttgttactATAAATAATGCTCAGAGGGAGttgttacaaataaaaatatatgattacaATCAACTTTTGTGTCTTATATCTCTTTGAGATCCACTCCCAAACGTTTTGTTGGCAGAATTTTTGATTCGTCCTTTCTGTGGTACTGACGATCCGATAGTGCACCTCGAGCTGGAGCCATAGGACCTGATATTTCTCCAATTTTAATTCTTCGCTTTTTTGTTCCTCTGGCTGGAAGGTCAAATGCATGATCTCTGTAATCACATGAATAATAATACTGAATTGCATAAAACAAACACATGAAGCTAATAGAAACGACccgccaaaaaaaaaaccaattcaaacaaaactataaaaacaataaaaaaaaaacaattaaaaaaagcaaCATGAATATTTGAACACtatccaaacaaaaaaataaaaaaagtgtacATACCAAGTGCAAAATAGTATTCTTAATTGctaaaaacaaatggaaaacgaATCATTGATGCTACAAAAACGCTCCAAAGTCTGATTAATtccatatttgtttaattgttgtctgctctatggttgggttgttgtctctttggcacattccccatttccattcttaattttatatttactttatatataatattagcGTATTTAAGTGATTTTTCTATATGTATTACCTTGGAGTAATGATACATTGGTTTGATGTTGTCTGTATGTCTGAAATTGTCTGTGCTGTGAAATCTATTTCATGATCGGGATATATGCCACTAGATTGCGAAGGTTTCATTGAAAATCCTCTGAAAACAGATATGAACATAAATGTATACGTAACAACAGAaattcaacaaagaaaacacaGGTTACATCAAATTCCTCAAATTTTATTCAATTCCGGTTCGTTTAGAGATATGTTTATAGTCAGAGTAGACCTTCAAAGTAGATATGATATGATAAATTTGTAACTTCTAGCTGGGCGATTACGAACGAAAAAACTGTCttgaatttttttcttgtaaactGTTCCGTTGTATATTTGTGTACAAGTCGttgttttctcattgacaattttctcaataaattgacaaggtttttttttcaaaaataatatgtttgcaatataaaatcttcattaaatCGTTACCTTGGAATTATAATGCCATTTGTTGTTGTCTGTTGTTTGTCAGACACTTTTTGTGTTGTCATGTCAGCCTCATAGTCTGGATATATGCCACTTGACCGTGACGTTTTCATCCAAAAGCCTCTGCAAACATAAATACACGAATCATTACACGAATAAAATGGTACCacgtaaatattttcattacattgaatatataaataaacattatttagttttctcttttgaattattttacacttGTCCTATCGGGGTACTTTATAACTGTCTGTGCAATATgtatttgctcattgttgaggcCATACGGCtttctatagttgttaataagGTTTAATGTTTGGTATCTTGGTGACTTGTCTTATTGACGGTCATGTTTTATCTtccttttttataaagatattagGTTTTTGCttattaacttttatatatcacGCTTCCAGGGCAATAATTTAATGTGCAATAGCAGAAGCTCTGATTCGAAATTGTCTTTTGATATGAtgaattaaaattatcaaaCCTTATTGATGAAGAAATACAGCTGTTTAATTCCCTTTCTTTATGCAATAAGACTATGCTTTGCAATATAACACAAAtctaaaatcatttctttaaaaaaatgttatgatcTGATGTTAGGTAAGCTctaaacatgaaatatttatgCATAGTTATACCTGTCCGGATTACTTTTGCATGTCATTACTTCTACCACACTGGATATAAGTTCAGGGACATCTCGTGCTTTGATTGAAACCTGTGATGTTGGGTACATCGCTTGCAAGACTCCAACAGTTGTTTCTGCTGCTAGACTGCCCACTGATCTTATGTTGTATCCATTTGCCATGGTATGCAACTGTATTTTGCTATCGATGTCAATCATCATCCCTTCAAAGGTAACACATGGAATTCCTTTAAAATATCTTGTGTAAGGAGGAAACTTTGAAAAGTCCAAGTCCTTCAACAGGAAATTTCTCATTTCTACCAGGAAGCAAATTCTTCGTGCTGCAGGAATTCCAGGGTTGTCACTCGCTTCATACCAATTTCGTATTAGTCTAGTTAGATTTGAcgcttttatatattcattcttTTTCATCCAGTCTTCAACCTCTTGTGAAAAATGGGTCCTTGCATTTGCGACACTTTGTTTATCAATAAGATCTTCTACAAAAGGTAACGTTAATCTTGTTTCGTTTGATTTAGCGCACTTGTGCCATGCTAATGATGAAACACCACATATGCCTTTTGTACTTGTCCTGACACGCAAGTGTGTTAAATTATGAGAACAATCAATACTCTTTGTTAGCAA
This is a stretch of genomic DNA from Mytilus trossulus isolate FHL-02 chromosome 6, PNRI_Mtr1.1.1.hap1, whole genome shotgun sequence. It encodes these proteins:
- the LOC134723518 gene encoding uncharacterized protein LOC134723518; this translates as MYPTSQVSIKARDVPELISSVVEVMTCKSNPDRGFWMKTSRSSGIYPDYEADMTTQKVSDKQQTTTNGIIIPRGFSMKPSQSSGIYPDHEIDFTAQTISDIQTTSNQCIITPRDHAFDLPARGTKKRRIKIGEISGPMAPARGALSDRQYHRKDESKILPTKRLGVDLKEI